The following nucleotide sequence is from Lysobacter panacisoli.
CGAACTGCCGGGCAAGCGCGCGCTCGCCGGTTACGTGAAGCAGGCGATGAAGCTGATCGACGAAGGTGCGACACGCCCGACGACGAAGGCCTCCGCGCCGAAGCCGGAGATGGCCGTACCGGACGACCTGGCGGCCGCGCTGCGTCGCAATGCGAAGGCGCGCGCGACCTTCGAAGCCTTCGCGCCGAGCTATCGTCGCGACTACATCGAATGGATCGTCGAAGCCAAGCGCGCCGATACGCGTGAACGTCGCCTCGAACAGACGCTGGAATGGCTGGCGGAAGGCAAGTCGCGGAACTGGAAGTACATGAAGTAGGGCGCGCGCTATCCCTCTCCCTGGCCGCCTTCGGCGGCCTGTCCCTCTCCCGCAAGGGGAGAGGGTTCTTCCTCCAGATGGTTGGGGAGGGCTTTTGCTTTTCCCTTCTCCCCTTGCGGCGACCGAAGGGAGTGCAGAGCTGAGAAGGTGCCCGAAGGGCGGAAGAGGGGGCACTTCACTCTTTCGGCGGCAACGGCTCCACATCCGCCGCCCATGCCAGCGCCGCATCGTGCTCGCCCGGTTCGAACGAACGGATCTCCGTGTGCGGGAAGAAATGTCCCGCGAAGTCGGACACGCGCGCCAGCCACTGGTTGTCGGTGACGATGGCGCCGCGTGCGAAGCGGCGGTATTCGCCGAACTTGCTCAGTGCATACCGCAGGTCCTTGCCCATCGCCTCGGCGGTCAGGCCGGTGAAACCGGTCATGTCGCAGTAGATGCCGACGCGCTCGTGCAGGCGCAGACGGCTTTCCAGGTCGGCAATGCAGCGATCGTAGTCATTGCCATCCAGCGTGGCGGTGAAGCGGTACGCACCTACGTACGACGGCGACGGCAGGATATCGATCATGGCCAGTGTCCGGTGGCGTTGGATGGGCGCATGGTGGCGCGCATCGGGTCCACGACGCGTCAACGCGCGTCGAGGAACGCGCCGCATCCGCGGTAGGTCTTGCCGCCGGCCTGCAGCTGCGCGCTGGCATCGAACGATGCGCCGCTCATGGGGTCTTCGCAGCGTTTGCGTTCGACGGCCAGTTCGATCTTCGTGCCGTTGGCGGTCTGGCCGCTGTAGCGCAGGCCATCCTTGTCGCGCTGCACGGTGGCGATGTCGATCTTGCGCGAGCCGTAATCCAGCTCCGCATGCAACGACGGTGAATCGCCGCTGCCGACTTCCACCAGCCAGCCCGGTTCATTGCCGACCGCGCGGAAGGCAACGCCTCGTTCGCGTGCCGCATCCCAAGGCGAGGGGCCATCGGCCTGCGTGCACTCGCGCTTGTCTTCCCCCGCGAGCGTGAGCGTGCCGCTCGCGCCCTTGGTCCAGAACTCGTTGCCGGCGTCGTCCGCGTAACGCGCGCCCGAGGCCGAACGCGCCAGCGGCAACGACAGTGCCCGGCCATTGATGCTCAGTGCGACCGTCTGCTTTCCGGCATCCGCAGAGCCTTCGAAACTCGCGCCGATACGCGTTTCGCCGCATTGCCAGTAAGTGGGCTTCGTCGCGCCCGTGCCGGCTTCCTGCGCACTCTTCACGCGCACCAGCCGCAGCTCGACCGGTTCGTTGCGCGCAGGATCCACCGGCACGCGCGTGTCGGTCACGAACCACGGTCGTCCGTCCGGACCGGACAGCGTGGCGTGCAGTCCGTACTGTCCGTTCGGCCGCAACTTCACCGGATCGTAGGGCAGGCTGAAGGCGTAAGGCGGGCCGGACAGATCGCGCAGCGTGGCGTCGGCGATCACCGCCTGCAGCGTGTCGGCCAACTGCGAGTCGATCAGCTGCACGCGCAGGGTCGATCCCGGCGGCATGAGGATGCGTTCGAGGTAGGTCGCGTTGCCGGTCACGGCGTGCGCGCCGCGCGTGAGCGGCGGCGCCTGGGTCGATGGCTCGGGCCCGGCGGGCCGGCACGCGACCAGCGTGCAGATGACGGCGGCGACGGACGCGGCGCGGAACAGTCGGTGCGGGACGTTCATGAGGATCTCCTCCACGATGCCCGGCAGCCTAGCGGCGCGTCCGTCGCGATGCCGTCAGCGCGGCGCGACGTCGGTGCGCACCACCGGATAGCGCCGGTACTGCGTGTCCCAGGACGAATGCCGGCGCGCGAAGTATTCCAGGCGCGCCTGCGGATTGCCGGCGAAGGCTGGATCGTCCTTCAGGTGACGCTCGAAGTCGGCCTTCACCACCGGGTCCTTGAGCATCTCGCGCGCCACGTCCTCGGCGACGTAGTCCTCCATGTATTCCTTGCGCTCGAAGTAGTTGTTGAACTCACCCCACGCGACCAGCGCGTCCGGCGCCTGCGGTTCCAGCAGCGCCATCACCAGCCGCGCCTTGGGCTGCGCGATCGGCACGAACAACGCGCCCGCGCCGACGTCCTGCGTTTCCGTCGACCACGCACCTTCCAGCGTGACGCGCTGGTGGCCTTCGACCGACTGCGCGCCGAACGTGGCCTTGCCGGCGCGGAACGCATCGACCTTCGCGCCCTTGATCGCGCCGTCGAGTCGGCGATAGCGCACGCCATGCTGGTCGAGCTTGGCCGCCATCCACTGCGCATGCGCGGCCGGCACGAAGTAGCCGCCCTTCGGCGCGGCGACGACGTGGTCGGGCACGATTTCGTCGCGCATCGGCAAGTGCCAGACCTGCGGCGTGGTTTCGTCGTAATGCGTCATCAGCGCGCCGGACACATCCGACGGCGTGCGCGTGTAGGCATAGCCGCGGAAGTCGATGCTGCGCACGCGATCGGTGGTCTTGTAGTCCAGCGTCACCGGTTGTCCGCCGAGCTTCGCTGCACGCGCGTCGGCCGCCTGCGCCTGCTGCTGCCACTGCGCGCCGTTCGCGGCGACGAGATCGAGCAGCGCGACGATGGTGTTGCGTGTGACCTTCACCCGATGCGGATAGTCGCGCCAGGAATGCGTCTCCACCAGCATGCCGATGCGGTTGCGCAGCGGGAAGTAGCCGTGCGAGAAGCGCGGCGTGGCGACGCCGTCCTCGAAGCCGGAGTCGGGCTCGTCGTTCTTCACGAACGAGGGGTAGAACGGCAGCGGCAGCGAGCCCTGCGCGGCAAGACGATCGATCACGCCGTCGCGCAGCGCGGTGCCGGCCTTGCGCAGGTCGTCGTCGCCGCTGTGCACGGGTTCGACCTGGATCGACACGTCGTGCTCGAACTTGGCGCCGTCGGTGACGTGCAGGTCGACATAGGCCAGCGGATCCCACGCCTCGACCAGGCGCAGCATCGCCTGCATCTCGGGCGTGTCGGCCTTCACGTAGTCGCGGTTGAGGTTGTAGTTCTGCGCGGTGGTGCGCCAGCCCATTTCTTCCGGGCCGCGCTGGTTGGGACGGTTCCAGCGAGCGAAGCGCTCGTGGCCATCGACGTTGAACACCGGCACGAACAGCAGCACCTGGCGATCGAGCGCGCCCGGCGCAGTTTCGCCGTCGAGCGCCTGTCGCAGCGCGAGGAAACCCGCATCCTTGCCGTCGATCTCGCCGGCGTGGATGCCGCCCTGGATCAGCATGACCGGCAGGCCCTTGGCCTTCGCGGCCTGCGGCGTGAACGCACCGCCCTTCGATACGACCAGCACCTTCATCGGCCGGCCTTCCGGCGTGGTGCCGAAATCCTGGCAGCGCACTGCCTGCGGGTACTTCTTCGCGAACGCCTCGCACAGTGCGAGCACTTCGTCGTAGCGACCGGTGCGGACGAAGCCGCTGCGCTCGGACACAGTGACGAGCGACGGATCGGGCGCGGCGATGGCGGGAAGCGCGGCGAGCAGGGCGGCAACGAGCGGTACGGCAAGCGGCAGCGAACGGGTCATCGTGCGGTCGTCTTCGGCGGAAAGTCCCGCATGGTAGCCGAGGCGCGCCGATGCACCGCCCGTCAGGAGTCACATTGCTGCCAGCCCGGTGTCAGCAGTGCCGGGATGCGCGGGCGGCGTGCGTCCTGCTAGGCTCGTCCGCGGCCCCGTCCGCCAACCTGCTGGGGAGCAGGTGGACACGCATCGCGCGATGGGCCGCCATCACTCACAGGGGGACTCATGGAGAATCCGTATCACAGCCCGCGCGCGGACGTTTCCACGCGCGAAGGGCCGAGCGAATCGCTCGACGATGTCGTGTCCGGCCAGAAGCTGGTGATCTACGCCATCCTGCTTTACTTCGCCGCGGCGTTGCTGCGGGTTGCGCTGGGTCCGGTCGCGATCGTGCTCGCACTCGCCTGCATGGTGATGAGCTGGGTCGGCATGTACCGCATGACGCGCGGCCTGGATTACCCGATGTGGTGGCGCATCGTGCTGATGGTGCTGATGCTGGTGCCGCTGCTGGGCCTGCTGGTGCTGGTGGTGCTCAGCTCGAAGGGCACGACGCGGCTGCGCGAGGCAGGCTATTCGGTCGGCCTGTTGGGTGCGCGCGACTACTGACGCGGCACCTGTTGCGAAAACGAGAAACGCCGCGCGGGTCTCGCGCGGCGTTTTTTGTTCCGGGCGACGATCGTCAGGACTTGGCGAACGCCAGCAGGTCCGCGTTGAGGCGGTCCTTGTGCGTGTCGGTAATGCCGTGCGGCGCGCCTTCGTACACGATCAGCTTGCTGTCCTTGACCAGCTTGGCCGAAGCACGACCGGCCGCGTCGATCGGCACGATCTGGTCGTCGTCGCCGTGCACGATCAGCGTGGGCACGTCGAACTTCTTCAGGTCTTCGGTGAAGTCGGTCTCGGAGAACGCCTTGATGCTGTCGTAGGTGTTCTTGTGGCCGCCCAGCATGCCCTGCGCCCACCACGCCTGGATCACGCCCTGCGAGGGCTTCGCGCCGGGGCGGTTGTAGCCGAAGAACGGGCCCGACGGGATGTCGAGGAACAGCTGCGCACGATTGGCGAGCAGGCCCGCGCGGATTCCGTCGAAGACCGAGATCGGCAGCCCGCCCGGATTGGCGTCGGTCTTCACCATCAGCGGCGGCACCGCCGAGACCAGCGCGACCTTCTTCACCCGCTTGGTGCCGTGGCGTCCGACGTAGCGCGTGACTTCGCCGCCGCCGGTGGAGAAGCCGATCAGCGTCGCGTCCTTCACGTCTAGGTGGTCGAGCAGCTGCGCCAGGTCGTCGGCGTAATGGTCCATGTCGTTGCCGTCCCACGGCTGGCTCGACCGCCCGTGGCCGCGACGGTCGTGCGCGATGCAGCGGAAGCCGTTCGCGGCCAGGTGGTACATCTGCGATTCCCAGCTGTCGGCATCGAGTGGCCAGCCGTGGCTGAACACCACCGCCGGGCCTTTGCCCCAGTCCTTGTAGTAGATCTCGACGCCGTCTTTCGTGGTGAAGGTGCTCATGGTCCTGGAGACTCCGGTGGTGGGGGCGGATTCGGGAGGAGGCGAAGCAGGGGCGGCCGCGGTCGGCGATTCCGACGAGCTGCAGCCGGGCAGGGCGATGCCGGCGCCGGCCGCGAGCGCGCCGGCGATCAGCAGCCTGCGTCGCGCTTCGTCGATCCCGGGTGCGATCGGAGGATTCGACATGGAAGGGCTCCTGTGCGTTATGACGCCACCGCACTGTCGCAAACGCCTCCGTACCCCGAATTGCAGGATCGTGCGCACTCCATCGATGCGCGGCGCCGCTCCGTGCGAGGGGACTCAGGTCGAATCCGTGTCGCGCGCGAGCCCTTGCGCGTAACGCCCCGGCGAGATGCCGGTGACCTTGCGGAACACGCGGCTGAAATGGCTCTGGTCGAAGAAGCCCAGCGCGGCGGCGATGCTGGAGATGTTGCCTTCGCCACGACGCAGCAGCTGCTTGGCGGTGCGGATGCGTTCGTTCTGCACGTACTTCATCGGACTGAAGCCGGTGCGCGCGCGGAACATCCGCGCGAAGTGGAACCGGCTCACGCAGGCGATGCGCGCCAGGTCGCCGAGCGAGAGGCTGTCGAACAGGTGATCGCGGATGTAGGCGACGGTGCGCGCCAGCGCCTTGTCGCTGAGTCCGCTGGAGGTCCGCGTTCGCGAGTCCGGCATCGGATCGACGGCGGTGTCGCTGCAGTCGATGGCGTACGGTTGCGGCGGACGTCCGCTGTCGAAGGGCATGGCACGATCGTTGACGAGGTTTTCCATGACGCGCTCCGAAGTCGCTCGGGATGCATCGCGCATCCAGCGCGTGGGACCGGGGTGGCAGGGGAGATGCAACATCGGGGCCAACGTCTGCATGCTGCAGCCCGCATGCGACAGCCGTCCGACAATCACAAAAAAAACACAGCCGGCGTGCCCACGGCGTGAGTGCGGGTTCAACGAAGCGGTGGCCGATCCCGGTTGGCCCGGCAGGTCACGCGTAGTTGCGCGCCAGCCGGTGGTGCACGGCTGGCGCGGCGATGGCCGCTCAGGCGCGGCGGCGGCGCGGTCGGCGTTCGGCGACGAGGTGGTCGACGTCGTCCAGCGCGCGGCGCAGGCGCGCGGTGGTCTCGGTATCGCGCGGCGGCGTGGCGAGGCCGTCGATGACCGAGCGCGTGTCGTCGTTCACCACGTCCATCCTCAAACGCAGGCCGCTGGCCGCCAGCACCGGGCCGAGCACGTCCGCGCGACGGCGCAGGTCGGCCAAGGTGTTGCGATAGGCCATTTCACAGATGCGGCGTCGCGCCGAGAAGCTGAAGGCGTTGGTGAAGAACAGTTCGGCATCCTCGGCGTTGGGCTCGAAGATCAGCTGGTCGATGTCCGGATACTGTTGTGCGTAGCGGGCCAGACCGACCTGCATGCGCGACTGCAACAGCGTGCGGAAGGTCTGCGACAGCACGGCCGGCAGGCCGCCCGCGGCAAGGCTGCGTTCGTGGCTGACCGGCAGGCCGCTGCCGTCCTGGGTGAACGGCACCAGTGGATTGATGCCGATCAGCAGGTCCACGCCGCGGTCGAGCAGCACCGAGGCGTGCATGGTCCGGCGCAGCGCGCCATCGACGAAATGGCGGCCG
It contains:
- a CDS encoding STAS/SEC14 domain-containing protein encodes the protein MIDILPSPSYVGAYRFTATLDGNDYDRCIADLESRLRLHERVGIYCDMTGFTGLTAEAMGKDLRYALSKFGEYRRFARGAIVTDNQWLARVSDFAGHFFPHTEIRSFEPGEHDAALAWAADVEPLPPKE
- a CDS encoding YbaY family lipoprotein, encoding MNVPHRLFRAASVAAVICTLVACRPAGPEPSTQAPPLTRGAHAVTGNATYLERILMPPGSTLRVQLIDSQLADTLQAVIADATLRDLSGPPYAFSLPYDPVKLRPNGQYGLHATLSGPDGRPWFVTDTRVPVDPARNEPVELRLVRVKSAQEAGTGATKPTYWQCGETRIGASFEGSADAGKQTVALSINGRALSLPLARSASGARYADDAGNEFWTKGASGTLTLAGEDKRECTQADGPSPWDAARERGVAFRAVGNEPGWLVEVGSGDSPSLHAELDYGSRKIDIATVQRDKDGLRYSGQTANGTKIELAVERKRCEDPMSGASFDASAQLQAGGKTYRGCGAFLDAR
- a CDS encoding M14 family zinc carboxypeptidase; protein product: MTRSLPLAVPLVAALLAALPAIAAPDPSLVTVSERSGFVRTGRYDEVLALCEAFAKKYPQAVRCQDFGTTPEGRPMKVLVVSKGGAFTPQAAKAKGLPVMLIQGGIHAGEIDGKDAGFLALRQALDGETAPGALDRQVLLFVPVFNVDGHERFARWNRPNQRGPEEMGWRTTAQNYNLNRDYVKADTPEMQAMLRLVEAWDPLAYVDLHVTDGAKFEHDVSIQVEPVHSGDDDLRKAGTALRDGVIDRLAAQGSLPLPFYPSFVKNDEPDSGFEDGVATPRFSHGYFPLRNRIGMLVETHSWRDYPHRVKVTRNTIVALLDLVAANGAQWQQQAQAADARAAKLGGQPVTLDYKTTDRVRSIDFRGYAYTRTPSDVSGALMTHYDETTPQVWHLPMRDEIVPDHVVAAPKGGYFVPAAHAQWMAAKLDQHGVRYRRLDGAIKGAKVDAFRAGKATFGAQSVEGHQRVTLEGAWSTETQDVGAGALFVPIAQPKARLVMALLEPQAPDALVAWGEFNNYFERKEYMEDYVAEDVAREMLKDPVVKADFERHLKDDPAFAGNPQARLEYFARRHSSWDTQYRRYPVVRTDVAPR
- a CDS encoding helix-turn-helix domain-containing protein; translation: MENLVNDRAMPFDSGRPPQPYAIDCSDTAVDPMPDSRTRTSSGLSDKALARTVAYIRDHLFDSLSLGDLARIACVSRFHFARMFRARTGFSPMKYVQNERIRTAKQLLRRGEGNISSIAAALGFFDQSHFSRVFRKVTGISPGRYAQGLARDTDST
- a CDS encoding YdeI/OmpD-associated family protein, with amino-acid sequence MATDPRIDAYIDRSAPFAQPLLGYLRQSVHAACPEAEETVKWGMPHFTYRGKILCGMAAFKQHVSFGFWHGARFVEDAAEKSEEAMGQFGRITRRDELPGKRALAGYVKQAMKLIDEGATRPTTKASAPKPEMAVPDDLAAALRRNAKARATFEAFAPSYRRDYIEWIVEAKRADTRERRLEQTLEWLAEGKSRNWKYMK
- a CDS encoding alpha/beta fold hydrolase, encoding MDEARRRLLIAGALAAGAGIALPGCSSSESPTAAAPASPPPESAPTTGVSRTMSTFTTKDGVEIYYKDWGKGPAVVFSHGWPLDADSWESQMYHLAANGFRCIAHDRRGHGRSSQPWDGNDMDHYADDLAQLLDHLDVKDATLIGFSTGGGEVTRYVGRHGTKRVKKVALVSAVPPLMVKTDANPGGLPISVFDGIRAGLLANRAQLFLDIPSGPFFGYNRPGAKPSQGVIQAWWAQGMLGGHKNTYDSIKAFSETDFTEDLKKFDVPTLIVHGDDDQIVPIDAAGRASAKLVKDSKLIVYEGAPHGITDTHKDRLNADLLAFAKS